A region of Nostoc sp. 'Peltigera membranacea cyanobiont' N6 DNA encodes the following proteins:
- a CDS encoding ABC transporter substrate-binding protein, which produces MNINIRPSQIRNFFCYFLSSAWQFLLLRILLSGCLVIFLSSCQGQIQNNDKVIHLTLWQSINPPANRDVFQKLVDKFNHTHADIQVESIYAEGLPKVLTAVVGNAPPDILSFSPQSTGQFVELGAIRPLEDWLEKLPLKSEIIPNLLEESRLDGHIWSVPLYTSNIGIFYRPKLFQAAGITETPKTWEELRLVAKKLTIDRNGDHRPEQYGILLPLGKGEWTVFSWFPFLLSAGGEVVTNNRPNLTNQGAISALKFWQDLMKDGSATLSAPERGYEEDAFLSGRVAMQITGPWTYIMKSNVDYDVFPIPASVGRATVTGTGILYVMKTTPAREQAALKFLEYVLSEEFQKEWSIGTGFLPINIKAAQSKNFQQFISQKPVLKVFMEQVFLAHPRPIIAGYSRLSDSLGHAIEATLLGESAEKALKKAQERLETIWE; this is translated from the coding sequence CAGTTTTTACTTCTAAGAATTCTGCTGAGTGGATGCCTCGTCATATTTTTATCTAGTTGTCAAGGTCAAATACAAAATAACGATAAAGTCATTCATTTGACACTATGGCAATCAATTAATCCTCCTGCCAATCGAGATGTTTTTCAGAAACTGGTAGATAAATTTAATCACACTCATGCTGATATCCAGGTAGAATCTATCTACGCAGAAGGACTGCCGAAAGTGTTAACGGCAGTTGTGGGTAATGCGCCTCCAGATATTCTGTCATTCAGCCCGCAAAGTACAGGTCAGTTTGTAGAATTAGGGGCAATTCGACCTTTAGAAGATTGGCTAGAAAAATTGCCCTTGAAGTCAGAAATTATCCCTAACCTACTTGAAGAATCTAGATTAGACGGTCACATTTGGTCAGTTCCCCTGTACACCAGCAATATTGGCATTTTTTATCGCCCGAAACTTTTCCAAGCTGCGGGAATCACAGAAACGCCTAAGACTTGGGAAGAATTAAGGTTAGTTGCTAAAAAGTTAACTATTGACCGCAATGGCGACCATCGACCCGAACAGTATGGAATATTACTACCTTTAGGAAAGGGAGAATGGACTGTTTTTAGTTGGTTCCCCTTTTTATTAAGTGCTGGGGGTGAGGTAGTGACAAATAACCGTCCGAACTTGACGAATCAGGGAGCTATTAGTGCTTTAAAATTCTGGCAAGATTTAATGAAAGATGGTTCAGCAACCCTTTCGGCTCCAGAACGTGGTTATGAAGAGGACGCTTTTCTTTCAGGCCGGGTTGCTATGCAAATTACAGGGCCTTGGACTTACATCATGAAGTCTAACGTTGATTATGACGTGTTTCCTATCCCTGCAAGTGTTGGGCGTGCTACGGTGACAGGTACGGGAATTTTGTATGTGATGAAAACAACACCAGCAAGAGAGCAAGCAGCACTCAAGTTTTTGGAGTATGTTTTGAGTGAAGAATTCCAAAAAGAATGGAGTATCGGGACGGGTTTTTTGCCAATTAATATCAAAGCTGCTCAAAGTAAAAATTTTCAGCAATTCATCAGCCAAAAACCTGTATTAAAAGTATTTATGGAACAGGTTTTTCTAGCACATCCTCGACCGATTATTGCTGGATATAGTCGTCTTTCTGACAGTCTTGGTCATGCTATTGAGGCGACATTGCTAGGAGAGTCTGCCGAAAAAGCACTCAAAAAAGCACAAGAGCGTTTAGAAACCATTTGGGAATAA